The Aphidius gifuensis isolate YNYX2018 linkage group LG2, ASM1490517v1, whole genome shotgun sequence DNA window AAAGAAGCACCTCGAAAAACTTTTCAAAAACCATCATGAACTTTTTCCCTGTGACTAaaagttttagaaaaaaaaatggaaaaatcgatttttggAAAATGTTTGCGTTCTTTGTTCTAAATTTAATGCCATCTAAACTATGAATCTGAGAGCATAAGTTACGAGGGTTGATATAATCTTTAGATATTTCTCTATCatgttttatttctttaaaatggATAagcattcaaataaaaaaaagacagacgtttatacaaaaattttttcaatggtgCAAAAAATGGCGCCAGCAacaacttataaaaaaaatcaagatagaGACTTCGTTTCAGGCTCAAAAAATGCGTCTACAAAAACTCTAGAGCCCGCATTATGGATTTTTTCTGCTCCgaacaatagtttttgaaccaaaaaaaaaaaacctcgaaattaaaaaaaaaaatttacaaacttGAGATAAGAGAAATCTTGCAAAACGTGATGCCCTAATGCAGTTGTAAAAATTAACAGCAATGTCAATCTGATCGAAAATGATCATTTGCTatgataaattcataaataaaaaaacaaaatttagtAACGGCTGCATTctctttgaaaattgaaaattttcaaaactccggtGGGAGGACGCGTTAACtccgaaattataatttttatttattatttaataatgaattgtaatataataatttattatattacaattattcgttatattaaatttatttataaaactttaactttaaactttcaaaaaacaggataaatacaaaataataaataaaccaaattgaTTCCTAGAATTGTTGAGTGCTACCATCTgccatcttaaaaaaaaaaatctaatggtAAAAATGAGTGGTATTATACTCTACAGTCACAAGTGCGCATGCGTacggcaaaaaaaaatgatgaaaaaaaaaaataatgattgtttaaatcttcattaattgtttaaataattaactaaaaaaatctcatactatagtcaaaaaatttgttagaaaattttctacaagCTGTCAAGCCAAATGAGCTCATTGAATGATTTCTTTgtggttctttttattttataaactactcactctgatattttttataaacaatcgctaattataaaaaaactaattgttgaaaaaagttTGAGTATAGCTCTGGTTGTAGATTTTTTGACGAGGAATctattaaaactaaaataaaacctcgtagttaattttttaaaaagttatgtctgttccaaaaaaatgtcgtttcagtttttcttgaataaacaaaCGAATTcgattttagaaaatataaactttttttaattatctttatttcattatttactgTTATCTGTGAAATTTTTGCATCCATGATTTtttcttagttttcttaatatttcacTTCGAAGATTTTGTTACATTTTTCTTTCGTCATTTGTAAACTCAATAATTAcccgaaaaatttcaattttatcagagGCTCTAGAGCTCATCGAGATCTTTaatttaagcctaatacgaatGATCTAGCTTAATTATTATGGAAGCTATGAGCGGTATTCATAAAACATATAGTGAAAAACAAAACTATggtgggacgcttcgcgtctatcccacctccgtaaaaaatattaaaatataaataaataaaattaacactaTTTTTAACACGTAACTGTGTTAatttttgatagttttttttatggatTCTGGGAGAATGTCTTCAAACAATGTTTGTGTGGAGGTCCGCTAAAACATTAATGTCTTGATGATTcagtacaaaataataaaaaaaaaaattgacaatgatttttcatgtaaataaaacacatgACGTTTTCACGTCATTATAGTTGGTCATTATTTTACACTGACTATAGATTGTTGTTGGATATCCCGAGGTGAAAAAATTGAGGTATTTTGACGAAACACAATTGTGTTTGATACTTGAAATTGTGTTTCTGAGCGTCATTAAAAGTACTTTTCGAATACCgattgaaaagtatttttagcAGGATAATTATGTTTGACGAGTATTTGAAATACAATTGTATCTGGTTAAAATACTTGCTCGGGATACTCCAAAATACAATTGTATCCGGTTAAAATATCTGctgattatttgaaaaaaaaaaattccaacaagAGTTTgttatacataatttttttggaaaatgcaGTCctattcatcaaatttttagcATTTTACTCGAAAATTACACTACAATAGTAGAAATGGTTTTCCGGTACTGTGCAGTAAAATCCTAGCGTCATACTGGAAAATTACACTACAGtagtggaaattttttttaactgtgcATTAAAATCTCAGCATCTTACTCGAAAATTACACTACAGTAGTGGAAATGATTTTCTTGTACCATGTACAAGAAAACGAGTTAGTGTACATGTCCTTGTACAAGTGCTCCCTGTACATGTACAGTAAATTTCGGACTGACATTTTTAacagtgtatatttttttacataaattcgGTCCTACCCGGGTTTGATCCTACGTTTTCCTAATTATTAAACCTACACTCTACCGCGAGACCATTTTtacaagttaataaatttgaaattttgtttacaTAAGCTACAAGGtctatacaaatataatttatttaaaaaattaaaaaaaagattcactATCGTTATTTTAGATTACGACTCGATTTATTTGACTATACATCCCTTCCTAatcaacatttgccataattaattatagttaaatagctattggcaaatgtacgtaaggaaaagatgtggtGTCCCCAGCATGATTACtagaataaattgaaaatgttaatataaggatagaaaaaattatcaaataattattaattaactcataaataaattatttaactctaaaaataattggagtttattatataatacggtgctatgatattgaaatttttctaagtCCAAAAACTGGAGTATCAGAATACTTTTCAAAGACTTTTAAAATActcaaacatttaaaatacctGTCAGGGATAATTGTATCCGAGAACCGATATTCGAGCTCTTCATTTACTTCTTTCATAATACCACCaaaatatcgaaaatactCATAAGTATTCTCACAATTCCTCATAAACATCGCCGGATATAATTCAAACActgtaaaatatcaataatactattcgaatacttgattttttcatcTCGGGCGATGCATATTGTGACAAGAAAAAACTCAATGTTCAACTTCTTTATGGTATAAAATACAATCTATAATAACTTGCTgcttggaaaaataattttactatattaaattaatgaaattggaAATTAGCACtaagtgtatatatttaaatacatacaAAATCAGTAGTTTGAGAACAGTCCTCGAATTCATTGCTATATCAGTGAACTTGTCCTTAAACTACAAGTAaactataagtatatatatatatatctcaatTCTGGTGTAAATTCCACAACTGTAATTTACTGTAGATAACTCTGTTTTCCACTCTTCATCTTCATGATAATTCTACACAGATCATGATTCATGACACGACTGACGACTCTTCACTCTTGATCATTTACATAGTTCTATTCTCTAACCAGCTGTCtgaaataacaataatcagCAAAACACGTGTGTTTTAATTCAGTGTTGAATATTACCATATtacagtttaattttattcatttaattaacaaaaataaaaagtaaaaatgaagATTAAACAAGACTGTAAACAAAAGCCagttttaaaagttaaaaaagtaacaaaaaacAGCGAGTCATATTTGAACAAAGctgttaaaaatgttaaacaaATTTTGAAGGTATGAACAGTGTATTAAATTACAACctcaaataattttgtcatgctaaattaataatttgattttttagaaaaaagttACACCAACAGAGACTAATAAggtagaagaaaaaaagaccAAAAATGTAGAAGAAAAAAGACCATTTCGTTTGgttaataaaagtaaaagtataattaaaatcGAAGGAATTAAAGCAAGAAAACCAAAGACATTTAAAAGGctcaagttaaaaatttagaaaaaggaTTAGTCTATATTGGTCATATCCCTCATGGATTTTATGAAGAACAAATGaaagaatatttttctcaatttgGAAGAGTAACACGAGTGTGATTAGTCAGATCAGCCAAggtaattattgaataattcaatttgaataaatttcatttgtaaaatttgaCGCTACAAatgtttttcttgtttataACAGACTGGAAAAAGTAGAGGCTATGGTTATGTTGAGTTTGCAATGCCAGATGTTGCAGTTATTGCTGCAGAGTCCATGAACAATTATCTGATGGCTGGTAGATTAGTTAAAAGTAAGtagtaataaacaaaaataaatatatagacatATTATTATGTGCACAAGTCagtgatgattaattttttcctc harbors:
- the LOC122850398 gene encoding LOW QUALITY PROTEIN: MKI67 FHA domain-interacting nucleolar phosphoprotein-like (The sequence of the model RefSeq protein was modified relative to this genomic sequence to represent the inferred CDS: substituted 1 base at 1 genomic stop codon) → MKIKQDCKQKPVLKVKKVTKNSESYLNKAVKNVKQILKKKVTPTETNKVEEKKTKNVEEKRPFRLVNKSKKKGLVYIGHIPHGFYEEQMKEYFSQFGRVTRVXLVRSAKTGKSRGYGYVEFAMPDVAVIAAESMNNYLMAGRLVKTTYVAPEDQQKKYFKGPQWSETTYPKLTNRANYIDKYNAPISEEKHELQVKKTMESFSTLSEKLKVEGIDLDFKISQTTL